From a single Apium graveolens cultivar Ventura chromosome 2, ASM990537v1, whole genome shotgun sequence genomic region:
- the LOC141695048 gene encoding leucine-rich repeat receptor-like protein kinase PXC1, with protein MMMQCTSKDEQFRWLLLICITAFAIFIDDCNASEILDHEYELNVAKAYGRALLQSTGNNEAVKEPKGGITFHKWLPLILGLAFFFILAYFVNRKAVQSAKDKEILKILAQSPAPPNFPPMKDVEEVQPAEVIKQPELYFFVEEKVRFKMSDLLEAQADLQGHGLCSSLYKVKLKNSNTIFAVKRLKQSPLSFDEYCTIMKKIGKLQHQNLLPLVAYGFTNETKLLVYKFQPQGSLLSQLEKYTEGKRDFPWTTRLSIAVGIARGLDYIYQMCGDEEVIPHGNIKLSNILLNEDEMPLISEYGCSKLVDPKKACLFNANEYAAPEKTLSEQSDVFSFGVILLELLTGKIVERSGLDLPKWVTSMVREEWTGEVFDKEIAKIAKYAFPLLNISLKCVAHLPQDRPTMAQVLEKIEEVANVHDDLSPASTTSIESTPKCLLHSVVPEEWETPGSIRSSF; from the exons ATGATGATGCAATGCACAAGTAAAGATGAACAATTTCGTTGGCTATTACTAATTTGCATTACAGCATTTGCTATTTTTATTGATGATTGCAATGCAAGTGAGATTTTAGATCACGAATACGAGTTAAATGTTGCAAAGGCTTATGGTCGTGCATTGTTGCAAAGTACTGGAAACAACGAAGCTGTAAAGGAACCAAAGGGTGGCATAACATTCCACAAATGGTTACCATTAATTTTAGGCCTTGCTTTTTTCTTTATTCTTGCATACTTTGTGAACAGAAAAGCTGTTCAGTCCGCGAAAGATAAGGAGATTCTAAAGATTTTGGCACAATCTCCGGCTCCCCCAAATTTTCCGCCTATGAAAGATGTGGAAGAAGTGCAGCCAGCTGAAGTGATTAAACAGCCCGAGCTTTATTTCTTTGTTGAAGAAAAGGTAAGATTTAAAATGTCTGACCTTCTTGAAGCACAGGCTGATTTGCAAGGTCATGGGCTTTGTAGCAGCCTTTACAAGGTGAAGCTCAAGAACAGTAATACCATTTTTGCTGTCAAGAGATTGAAGCAATCACCTCTCTCATTCGACGAATATTGCACCATTATGAAAAAGATAGGGAAGTTGCAGCATCAAAATCTTCTTCCTCTTGTTGCCTATGGCTTTACAAATGAGACAAAACTTCTGGTTTACAAGTTTCAACCTCAAGGAAGCCTTCTTTCGCAGCTAGAAA AATATACCGAGGGCAAGAGGGATTTTCCATGGACAACTAGGCTTTCTATAGCTGTAGGTATAGCAAGGGGTTTAGATTACATTTACCAAATGTGTGGAGATGAAGAAGTTATTCCACATGGTAATATCAAACTCTCAAATATTTTGCTAAATGAAGATGAGATGCCCCTAATAAGTGAATATGGCTGCTCAAAGCTTGTGGATCCAAAGAAAGCATGCCTCTTCAATGCCAACGAATATGCAGCACCAGAGAAAACTTTATCTGAACAAAGTGACGTTTTCAGCTTTGGGGTGATTCTGTTAGAACTACTTACTGGAAAAATTGTTGAAAGGAGTGGACTAGACCTTCCAAAATGGGTAACATCCATGGTCAGGGAAGAATGGACAGGAGAGGTTTTTGACAAGGAGATTGCGAAAATTGCAAAATACGCTTTTCCTTTGTTGAATATCTCCCTCAAATGTGTGGCTCATCTTCCCCAAGACAGGCCAACTATGGCTCAAGTCCTGGAGAAAATCGAAGAGGTTGCGAATGTGCATGATGATCTTTCCCCTGCATCAACTACTTCTATTGAATCAACACCTAAGTGTTTACTTCACTCGGTTGTGCCAGAGGAATGGGAGACTCCTGGATCAATCCGCTCAAGTTTCTGA
- the LOC141707942 gene encoding uncharacterized protein LOC141707942: MESDLGKLFIGGISWDTNEDRLKDYFEAYGEVAEVVIMRDRTTGRARGFGFVVFGDPTVAEKVVREKHTIDGRTVEAKKAVPRDDNHIISRNNHSNQGSPALGRTKKIFVGGLASTVTESDFKLYFDQFGTVADAVVMYDHNTQRPRGFGFITYDSEEAVDRVLHKTFHELNGKMVEVKRAVPKELSPGPNRSPLVGYNYGFGRTNNFPNSYGQGYNLGPIGGYGVRMNGTVKPVVSGRCAFPPIGSPAIGMNMSLEPGLSQGFGRSSSFSNNLGYGRTLSLSHGGNSNRYITPIGFNGGNGRNESFLNSPTRNVWANVGPNSSATGAPAFTYMGSGNGIFGVFGDSSASWGSPPVLGKGGERASGYSSNIEYGGGENSYQLGATGLGRNIGPGGAATSPFVSSTVNFERSYGDLYSGSSRFEDAPWQSAYSVINNDLVHLIMRVSLQQNPR, encoded by the exons ATGGAATCAGATCTCGGTAAGCTTTTCATTGGTGGGATTTCCTGGGACACCAATGAGGATCGTCTTAAAGATTATTTTGAAGCATACGGAGAAGTGGCGGAGGTAGTGATCATGAGAGACCGCACTACAGGTCGTGCTCGTGGGTTTGGTTTCGTTGTCTTTGGTGATCCTACGGTTGCAGAAAAAGTGGTTAGGGAGAAACACACGATTGATGGTCGAACT GTGGAAGCAAAAAAAGCTGTTCCCAGAGATGATAATCACATAATAAGTAGAAACAATCATAGTAATCAAGGATCACCTGCACTTGGCCGCACAAAAAAGATTTTTGTTGGCGGTTTAGCATCTACAGTCACCGAGAGTGACTTTAAGTTGTACTTTGATCAATTTGGGACAGTTGCAGATGCTGTTGTGATGTATGATCATAACACACAAAGGCCAAGAGGCTTTGGATTTATCACATATGATTCAGAGGAAGCAGTGGATAGGGTGTTGCACAAAACCTTCCATGAGCTCAATGGTAAAATGGTCGAGGTCAAACGGGCAGTTCCGAAGGAGCTCTCTCCAGGTCCCAATCGCAGCCCTCTTGTTGGATACAACTATGGCTTTGGTAGAACCAACAACTTCCCCAATAGCTATGGTCAGGGATATAACCTGGGCCCAATAGGAGGTTATGGAGTTAGGATGAATGGTACAGTTAAGCCTGTTGTTAGTGGTCGTTGTGCATTCCCTCCAATTGGTTCCCCTGCTATTGGAATGAATATGAGTCTGGAACCAGGGCTGAGTCAGGGCTTTGGAAGAAGCTCCAGCTTTAGCAACAACCTTGGATATGGACGGACTTTAAGTTTAAGTCATGGTGGCAACTCAAACAGGTACATTACTCCTATTGGTTTTAATGGGGGGAATGGTAGAAATGAATCTTTTTTAAACTCACCTACTAGAAATGTGTGGGCAAACGTTGGCCCTAACAGTTCTGCAACCGGTGCTCCTGCTTTTACATACATGGGGTCTGGAAATGGGATTTTTGGAGTATTTGGAGATAGTTCTGCTAGTTGGGGTTCCCCTCCTGTTTTGGGTAAAGGTGGAGAGCGTGCTTCTGGATATAGCAGTAACATAGAGTATGGAGGTGGAGAAAACAGTTATCAGTTGGGAGCTACTGGGCTTGGAAGAAATATTGGACCAGGTGGAGCTGCAACTTCACCTTTTGTTTCATCAACAGTCAATTTTGAACGGTCATATGGAGACTTGTATAGTGGTAGTTCAAGGTTTGAAGATGCACCATGGCAGTCTGCATATTCAGTGATTAATAATGACCTGGTTCATTTGATTATGAGAGTGTCACTGCAGCAGAATCCACGGTGA